In the Cerasicoccus sp. TK19100 genome, TTGCCGTTAATCAGGGGTGAAAACTTTTCTTTCGCTAATTCAACAAATCCCTCGAATTCAGTGGTTAGTGCGACTCCAGAAATCTGCCCCTCCTTTTTTTCTAATGCGATAGCGGTGCCCACAAAGTAATCATTCAAGATCGGGCTTAGATTATCAAAACTAACTGTCGCCTTGATTTCTTTCTTTTCCATCAGCTCCTTGACTTGAATGTAGTCGGTTGCTCGGAGGGCACTAGTCGCGCAGACTAGAAATATTAGTAATAGGCTTAGGTATTTCATCTTATTTTTTATAGATCGCTAAGAGTAGCTGACCAACATGGAGCGCCGCAGGCGCGGAATGATGGGTCAGCTATCTCGTCTGGTTGTGTGCTGGTTTCAATGGGAGGCTTGTTGGTTAAGGTCTTGTTTTAATAGGAAACATGGTTCTGATCAACTCCAAGTTTACCGGAAAGGCTGCTTTGCATCGGAGGCAAATCAGCGTGACTGAAGCTGCGGATGGCTGCCGCGTCTCGCTGGGAACACGCGACACACAACGTCGAGGACTGGCGCGGCGTTAGCCGTTGCCAGCTCCGACTGGATGGGATTTCTGGATTCCTGCTTTTGAGCTATAGTTCCACCGTAGTTGTTCGTTAAAGTAGAGCCTCGGAGTAATGTAAATCTTATCTCCTTTTACTCTGAAATCTTCTTCATATTGATCCAAGACGATGTGCAGGAGTTTGATGTCATCTTCTTTGATTTCAGCTTCGATTAAATTGTGCTCTCCGGTTCCATCGTGATAAACGGCAACAAAGAGGCAGACTGTCGCGAAGTTCCACGAGAACCCAAAAGCCGCTATAAAAGCGATACCGATAAATCCGATGGTGATCTTCTTTTTCATTCTATTCCAACGTCGAGATGTGGCACGTAGTGAGCGCAGCGAACGGAGTTGTCCACTATCGCCTGGTTAAGCTTTCTAGATTGGCAAGCGATAGAAAGTGGCTCCTTCGGTATGAGGTTCTTCAGGAATTAAAGGTTCGAATGAAAAATACCAATAATTGAAACCCTTATTTAATGCGTAGCGCTGTCCTCCCATCTCTATTTCTCTCATTCCATTATCTTTTTTGACCCAAGTGAAAGGGGTCGAATCACTTACTTCGCCCTCCATCGAATCGCGGATAAGTATGATTTCTTTTTCTGTTACAACCCAGTGCCTTTCTCTCACTCCTTGCACCAGCATTGGGCAGTAATACTTACCTTCAAAAGTTCGTGGATAGACAACGAATACTGCACACGCAAAAAGCATTACAGCGACTACTTTCAGAATGAATCGAAACGCTTTTTTCATTTTGCTTAACGTAAAGGAGTCTCAAGACTGTAGCGCGGAGCGCGAAAGGAATTGAGATAAGCGAATGGTTCTGATTTAAGATTTAATAGCGGCTCCGACCAGCACAAAGATAATTCCGAATATGATGGAAACACCCGTGAATAACATTCTGTTTCCTGTTGTATAATGTTCAGCATCATACGGATTCGATGGGACTAAAACGTCTACTTCTGTTCCTACTTCTATTGGTTTATACGGCTCACCGTATTTTGAGGTGAACTTGTAAGTTGAACCCATTGATTCAAATTCAATTTCAGGGTGGAAATATTCTGTGCAGTCACTGAGTTCTTTGATGCTGCCCACAACTTTTCCCTTTTGTTTTCTGCCACTCTTTCTTTTTCGCCAAGTCCACTCATGCGCTATTCCGAATGCTAGCATTAGAATTCCCGCGATTATGAAACCAGCTTGAGCAAAGTGATGCATTTTTTTTCAGAGCGTTAAGAGTAGGTGCGATGTGAATCGTCACCTGCTTCGTCTGGTTCATCTTTGCCTTTGTTTGGCCTTCCAGCGAAAGACAATATAAAAAGACAAACTAAAATCATAGCCCATACAATTAAGCCCATTGCTATGGGTGCGGAAACCTCAATGAATGATTCAAGAGTATAATAGAGCTTAGTCATCGGCTCAGAGTTTGCTTGCAGGTTTCTTAGTAAAGTATGCCCGATCTTTTCGATTGTTAGAAAAGTTGCCCATATCGCATTGATTCCGATTAAAATTCTAAACTGGGCTTTTCTATTTGGGCAAGGAATGGGATAAATTCGTTGTTTTAATGAGATTGCTGTTAGTGCCAAAGTCGCAAATGCGATCAGTAAAAAGCCGACCTTCCCGTGCCATGGGACAGAATAGATTTCCCACATGAAAAACTGAAAATCTCCAGGTGCGGGTCCGGCGTAAGATGCTATTACATTCATTATTTGATGAACGCTAAGAGTAGCTGACCGTCATGGAGCGCCGCAAGGCGCGGAATGAAGGGTCAGCTATCTCGTCTTGTTGTAGATTCATTGTTTCGTTGATGTGGTTCGTTACCAGGCAGGGAAATGAAAACGATCCCTGCGAACAAGCACCCTATTCCAACGGCTCCTATCAAAATAGTCAGCCAACCAAGAATGGATTGAAAAAAGCCAGGAGTAAATAGCATCCATATTACGATCAGTGCGCAAGCAAGGGCAGATGAAAAGCAGATTATTCCACTTTGTCGGTGCTGTTGTGCCTTCGAATTCATTTTCTTCTACAACGTCCAAGCGATGTCACTGCCTGCCGACAGCGCGCTCCGACTTCGGGGTTGAGGTTTGAATGTTCATTGAGATTTTGACTCGCGGCGGGCAGGCAGTTGATCATCCGCGACTTGTTATGCCTTGGGTTTCCGGGGGGCAAAGTCCTCCTTATGCTCGATCACCCATCGATGAGCAGACACCTGCATCTCTCTGTCGATTCCGACGAAAGTTCCCCACTTCGATTCGAGTGCTCGGAGTGCACTATCCAAAGATTCGCGATCACTCTCCGACAACTCGGAATAAGGCTCCTCGGATTCTAGAATCAGGGTTCTGTATCCGAACCGATCCAATACTGCGAGACACTCGGAAACCGCTTCAGCTGCTTCGGTCGCGCCGCATCGCGTGAGGCTTGGTAGCACCTGAAAAAGAATCGAGTGATGCCCCTCTGCAATCATATCGAAGAATCCGTTCCGCCAATCCCGGGACAAGCGTCCAATGAATGTCGGAATCTGTTCGCAGGCGAGAAGTCTCTGGTCAGGGATCTCAATCGATTCAGCAAATTGGGACAGGACTTCGTAGTATTCACGATCTCGGAGAATCTCATCGATATCGTAGCAAAATGGATTCCGGTCAAAATCTGCAAGCTCCTTCGAGCTCTCTTCCTTTGCTTCGATCTTTTCGCAATCGTAGCAGAGGATCGAAAGGTCTCCAAAGTCTGCAAACTCCGTTTCGACTCCACAGCGCCGACACTTCTTGTTTGGCATGTTCGCCAGCAGGTCAGCGATATCAGAATTTTTTGGCATAACGCTAAGAGTAGCTGACCAACATGGAGCGCCGCAGGCGCGGAATGATGGTCAGCTATCTCGTCTAGTTCGATTTGCTTAGTTCAGTAATCATCATTATGATAAAACCATTTCCTGTGGGACCTCGATACAGCCCACGTCCCCCAAGGATTCTGCAGGCGAAGGCGGACAATGCCCATGCCTCATCTTCAGTCGCTTCCGTTTTAGGTTCAGTTAGATCGGAGATATTGTGCTGTTCGCCGTATGCAATTAACTTTTCGGTGTCTTTAGTGAGATGATCTAGAAGGGATGGGTTTGCCCATCCCCACATCCATGTCTTCGATACACTAGAGTATGATCCTAGAATCACGACTTTGCAGCTTAACTGAACTGCTCCGGCGTTGGAAAATAATAGATCCCCAACTTCTTGGTCAATGTCCCAACGCTCATAGCTTCCAAATCCATACTGTTCAGATAAACTGGAGTTGAGCTCTTCGACCTCTTTGACCCGTTCGACCAAATACTCGTTATATTCTCGATCTCGCTTGGGAGTGATTTGATCGGCAACCTTCTTGCCAAATATGTTTTTAAATAGGCTCATGTTTTGTAGCGAACATTGAGGGTATGTGCGAAAAATGCGCAGCATTTTTCGTCACATATCCCGATTGGTTAGCTTCCTGCGCCGATAAACTTCGATATTTTCTTTGACATACTCCACCCCTAGATCCATTGCGACGCCATTTGTGTCTACATTATCTAAACTGTCAGCAGAGTAACAATAAATTCGATCTAATCCTTCTAGTTCTTTACGAAATTCCAAAGCCTTTCCTTCGCCAAGTCCACCCTCATGATCTTCGCAAAGTGATTCGATATTGTCGGGATAGCTAGAATCCTCTGTGAAGTAAGGAAAACCATATTTTTTGAGTATCTTCTTCAAGTCGCGGATGGCAAGTCGCAGTCGGCATTCTTTAATGACCTCAAGGGCATTTGAGCCATTTACAATAAAACTATAGTCAGGGTTATCAAGTATTCCAGAGACGCAGTTTCTTACACCAAGCTCAATCTGATATAATCCTAAATTGACCCATTCCTGATTATAAAGATACTCTGGCTTTCTGCACACTCCCCAAAGTTCATCCCTAGGGAGAGCCCCAATTATTTGAAGATGCACGTCAAAGCTGTTCTTCGCCCGCTCAAGTATACTATCTATATCGTAGTGTATCTTCACATTTCTGTGTCTTTTGAGGTTCTTGACTAACGCTAAGAGTAG is a window encoding:
- a CDS encoding DUF3592 domain-containing protein produces the protein MHHFAQAGFIIAGILMLAFGIAHEWTWRKRKSGRKQKGKVVGSIKELSDCTEYFHPEIEFESMGSTYKFTSKYGEPYKPIEVGTEVDVLVPSNPYDAEHYTTGNRMLFTGVSIIFGIIFVLVGAAIKS
- a CDS encoding DUF6882 domain-containing protein; this encodes MSLFKNIFGKKVADQITPKRDREYNEYLVERVKEVEELNSSLSEQYGFGSYERWDIDQEVGDLLFSNAGAVQLSCKVVILGSYSSVSKTWMWGWANPSLLDHLTKDTEKLIAYGEQHNISDLTEPKTEATEDEAWALSAFACRILGGRGLYRGPTGNGFIIMMITELSKSN